The window GCCACATCTATTCAGGCGATATAGCACTAAGCGAGCAGGTAAGAGAAATTGGAGTGGCGGCAGTAAAGCTGTCCGGCTTCAAGCTTCCTGTAGTTTGTTGGCTGGTTATAGGGCGGCTGTTGTGGCTGGCTGGTCATCCCTCGCAGCCGGAGAGCCGGCGGGAAACTTTGCAGCGGATTAATACGGTTCTGGACAATTTGGAGGCTGAGCCGCACAGGACGAACGTGCTGATCGTAACCCACGGAGCATTCATGAAACAGCTGGAGCGGGAGCTGCAGCGCAGATCTTACATCGGACAACGGATGAAGCACCCGCGAAATGGACAGCTTTATGTATATGAGAAATAATTCAAACATGCAGGAAGCAGGAGGTATAGAGTACAGATGGTGTCTATTAAAGAAATTGAGGCAGACTCGCTCCCGGCCTTAAATGAGCTATATGGTGAATTGACGGGTACAATGGCGGATCTAAACAAACTTACCAATGCTTTTGCGGCAATCAAGGCAGACAGCCGGTACATATTATTAGGTGCTTATGTGGACGGGGAACTGCTCGGCTCCATCATGGGGATCATCTGCCAAGATCTCGTAGGAGATTGCCGGCCGTTTATGGTCGTTGAGAATGTTGTTGTCTCCGCGCGGGCCCGCCGCCAGGGTCTGGGCAAACAGCTTATGACCGCCATTGAAGGCATTGCCCATGAGCGGGATTGTTATTACATCATCCTGGTCTCCGGTGAGAAACGCAAGGAAGCCCATGTCTTCTATGAGAGGATGGGCTACCGGGATGAGAAGGTTGAGGGCTACCGCAAGCATCTGAGCTCACATTGAAGTATGTAATGGAGCCCATACTTAGCCGTGAAGTTCTACCAGGGAAGCTGATTCCGTTAACCGGAGTCAGCTTCCTGTGCTTTTGTAATGCCTCACGCCGATGCGCCAGACCAGCAGTGAGAGTCCCAGGAATACAGCTCCGGCGGGAAGCGAGAGGAAGCCCAGCCACTGCGGGTATTTCCAGCCGCATACTGTAGCCGCCGGATAGAAGCTGATGAACAGCATCGGGAGCACAAAGCTGAATACGGATTTCAGCGCCCGCGGCATATACGGCTCCGGACACCGGGTAATCTGGTAGCTGGCATTGGTCAGCAGATAAATCCAGTCGAGTCCTTTGATTGTGAAAAATGCCAGACCCGAGGTCAGCACGAATACTCCGCAATACATCAAGCAGCCTCCCGCCAGCGCCATCGCCAGAATTCCGAGCCTGCCGGGCGTCAGGGGGATGCCAAGCTCCCCAAGCGCCCAGCCTGCCGCACAGATTCCGGTGACAGGCCGGACCAGCCGGTGCAGATGGAATCTGGAGGCGGCAACCTGGACGAACAGGGAACGGGGTCGGAGCAGCAGCCGGTCGAAATCCCCGGAGCGCAGCAGATGCCACGGGAAATAGTCAAAGCCGCGGCAGAGGCTCTCAGCGAGTCCGAAGGAAGCCACTGCCAGCGAGTAAACCAGAATGATATGGGCAACGGTCCATTCGCCGATATTGCCAAAGCGGGAGAACAGCAGGACGGTGGCAATGGGGTCCGAGACTACAACGATCAGGACTTGAATCAGCATCAGCCACCAGCCCTTATACTCCATGCCGGACAGCAGATGCATCCGCAAATATTTGAAATAGATCTTACCTTCAGCGATCATTTGTTAGTCTCAACCTCCCTGGACGATAATACTGTTCAGTTTGCGTTTCATGATGAGCCGGCCGGCCGCAATGAAGAGCAGGCTCCAGATAAGCTGCAGGCCAATGCCGGGCAGTGCGGCGGTAGGAGCCATGCTCCCTATATACAGCTGTACCGGAATATCTGCAAACCCTCCAAATGGCTGAAGGTACAAGAAGGTCTGCATGAAATCAGGCCAGAGCCGCAGCGGAAGATAAGTACCGGACAAAATGCCGCTCACAAGTAAAAGCATATAGGTCGGCCCGTCCCCCCAGGTAATGTTCAACCGGATTGCGGTCACGAGCATGGCAAATGCCGAGCATAGCACAAACGCCATGACCACAGAGAGGATGAAACAGAACAGCGCGGTGAGTGAGGCCGGCCCGCCTAGTGCATATCCAACCGGCATTAGCAAACCGGCAAGCACGGTGGCCAGACTGCGGATCCACGAGGTGCCGAGCTTGCCGGCCGAGCTTTTGACGAACCAGTGAGTGTAAAGGTTCATGGGCCGGCACAGCTCGATACCAACGTCTCCATTGTTGATTTTGCCCATGATCTCGCTGTCGATGCTCATGCTCTGCAGCACAAACAGGCCTTGGGCCAGCCACACATAGGATATCGTCTGCGGAAGACTCAGCCCGTTATTGTTCCACGAGCCATTCTCGCTGTATGTATAGAACACGGTGAACAGCACACATTCCAGAAGCGCCCAGAATACCCCGACCACCGTGCCGGAGATTGCGGATACACGGTACTGCAGCCCTTCGGCCATCCTTATCCGGAAGAGGGAGCTGCAGGCCCGGCACGTATTTCTAAAATTCATTATTACACCTCCTGATAGATGAGCATATAGACATAGTCAATCCGCCAAAACCGGCTTAAGTCAGGGCTAAATCATTGTACATGGCGGCAATCATCGCGTCAGTGTTGACCTTCATGACCACTTCAGGCGCGTATTTCTCCTGCAGGCCCGAGAGCCTTCCGTCATAGAGCAGCTGGCCGTGCCCGATAACCATAACCCGCTCACATAGTGCCTCAATATCATCCATATCGTGCGTAGTCAGCAGCATCGTGACCCCATACTCGCGGTTCTCTTGCTTCAAAAAATTGCGCAGCGCCAGCTTGGATACTGCATCGAGTCCGATGGTCGGCTCATCCAGAAACAGAATTTTGGGCCGGTGCAGCAGTGCCGCCACCAGCTCACAACGCATCCGCTGTCCCAGCGACAGCTGTCTCACCGGCGTTCTTAAGAGCGCTTCCACACCGAGAGTTGCTGTTAACTCCGATAGCCTTATCCTATAATCTCCGGGAGGAATCGCATAAATATCCTTCAGCACGTCAAAAGAATCAGCCACCGGCACATCCCACCACAGCTGCGACCGCTGGCCGAAGACGACGCCGATTCTGGATACATGCTCTACGCGGTGCTTCCAGGGAACTTTGCCAAGGATGGTGCATTCGCCGCTGTCCGGTGTCAGGATGCCGCTCATGACTTTCACAGAAGTGGATTTGCCGGCACCATTCGGACCGATGTAACCCACCAGCTCGCCTTCGGCGATATCAAACCCGATACCGCCGAGCGCCTCCACTGTGGTTACATTCCGCATAAAGGCTCCCTTTAGCAGCCCCCATTTTCCTTCGGGCCGTTTGTACACTTTAAAGCTTTTGCGGATATCTCTGAGACTGATTTGCATTTTTACCGCCTCCTTCGTGCAGAAGATCATATCATCATAAGGGGAAGGGAATACAGCGGCACTAAGCATTCTCTAGATCCTTTGCTGCCAGCCCCAGGGGGGAAACCATTTATTTTCTTCGTTTTCCATAAAAATGCTTGCTATGTTGACATTTCCGTGCTATATTAATTTTATAGTTAACGCAAGGAAAACTGATGTTTTTTTACATATGTATCCCAAATATAACCTTTACGTACCGGTGATCAATTCACCGGTATTTTTGCGTTTTCTGACAATTGGATTACAAGTTGTAAGGTATCTATGGTACTATTTTCGTGACTGTATATTTTTGGAAGGAAGGCCGTATAGGGAGGAATACGGTATGATTACGCTTAGAAAAATCACGCTGGACAACCGGCGCGCCATATTTAACCTGCAGGTTTCAGAGGATCAGCACTCCTTCGTGGCATCCAACCTGTCCAGTGTAGCCTCGTGTTATGTCCTTGCCACCAACGGGGGACATCCGTTTCCGTTTGCTATCTATGCAGATGAACAACCGGTTGGTTTTGTAATGCTGACTTACGGTAACACCGGATACGAGCTCCCGTCCATTGCAGACGACAGCTATTGCATTCTGCGGCTGATGATTGATGAGCATTACCAGAACCGCGGCTACGGCCGGGAAGCTATGGAACGAATTCTGGAATTTATCCGTACCTTCCCGGCCGGGCCAGCAGAGTACTGCTGGATTCAATATGAGGCCGACAACCTGGTTGCAAAAAGGTTCTATGAAAGCTTCGGCTTCCGTGACAACGGTGAAATCTGCGATAATGAGCCGGTAACGGTATTACGGCTCTGAATTCCGGCAGAGATTCCATACCTGCGAATATGAACTTGCCGTAATGCAGTTTTATACTAATTTTTTACCACCGGTCCTGCAGCCGTGTGTGATACACTGGACACAATTATTCAATTAAATTTTAAACATTGGAGGCCCATGATGCAGACATTTTTTTGCTATAACTGGATGGTCCGGGAAGAATGGTATAAATGGTGTGAGGAGCTGAGTGAAGAGGAGCTGCTGCAGCCGCGGGTCGGCGGGGTTGGCGGGATTCTAAAGACGCTGTTTCATATCGCCGATGTGGAGTGGAGCTGGATCATGGTTATGCAGGGCAAACCGGATTTTCAGGAGGATTTTGCCGATTATAATACGCTGGAAAGGGTTAGGGCACTTGATGCGCGTTTCCGGCCGGAGGTGGAAGCGTTTGTCCTGGCGTGGAATGAGGGAATGGAACGGAATATTTTTAAGGATGTACGCCAGGACGGCTCGGAAGTAACCGATGGCTGGGGAGAGATTATGCGCCATGTCATCGCCCATGAGATCCATCATATCGGCCAGCTGTCAATCTGGGCCAGGGAGCTCGGCAAGGCGCCTATTTCGGCCAATCTGATTGGCCGCGGGCTGATGGACACCTTGCCGGGTAAGGAATAATCCTGAATAGTGCAGGGATTCACAATTCAGGTGGAAACCACAGGTGACGCAGGTCTACCCAGCCCTGGCTGTTAAAGGTAACCCCGCGGACAGAGGGCAGATAGGCTGTTTCCGCCGGCTTCTCATACAGGATATGCAGCTGATGCTCATGCCTCAGGCTGTCTTCTATCGCCTGGAAGCCTGCGGCGCGGGCCTTCGGATCCTGTTCGCGGGCAATGATCTGGAGCCGTCCTTCAATATCAGCCCGTGTTCGCGGCTCAATATGCTGCACCATCGTAGAATACAGGTCGAACAGTCTGAGCTGTTCATCCTGATCACGGAGCAGGGAGAAGACGATCAGATCAGCCAACAGTCGGACGGGGCCTTTGAATTCCTCAGGGGAGACGGATAATACATTGCATGAATATCCGCGGTGCGACAGCTTAACGGCAACGGCCTCGGCATCGCCGGCATACTGCGGGATGGTTGCGATTTGCAGTGCCGGCGTATCGGCATGGTGCTGCTTCGGCCCCTGCGCCGCGGCTCCTTCATGTAAACAGGAGAGTACATCTGCACGTAGCAGGGGATCGCTGAGCGGTCCTTTTTTTTTCGTATTGCAGGTGATGAATTTCCGCACAGACGATTCCGAATGTATCCGGCTCCAGACAGCTGAGCCTGCAGTGGCAGGGTTCGGGATGATATGAAACGGAGAGCTTGTCTCAGCCGCAGCCGAAGCGATGTCCCACGGGACATAGAGAATCTCCACCCGGTCGAGGTGAGCCCGTCCCTGGAAATAATATGGGAACACTTCCAGCGCGCACATATCCTCGTTCATCTCCACCAGCTTAAAGGGCCCGGTCCCCGCCGGTCTGCGCCCGAAGCTGCCGGCAGGTGTTGTCTCCAGATCACGCGGGACGATGGCGGCCCGGCTGGTGCAGAGGAAGGGAAGGAACAGCTCGTTCGGTTTCTTCAGCAGAAAGCGCACCGTAGTCGGGCTGAGCGCCTTGACTTCCCGGATCTCCTTGAAGATGTTGCTGTAAAGCATGCGCTGCGAAGTATTCATCATCCGCTCGAAGGAGTATACGACATCCTCAGCTGCTAATACCTTTCCGTGATGGAACAGTACATCCTTGCGTAAGTGAAAGGTCCAGACCGTCCGCTTCTCATCCGTATCCCAGGCATGGGCCAGTCCGGGTATGATCCTGCCTTCTCTGCCGCTGCGCGCCACCAGACCGTCAAATACGTGGCTGGAAACAAAGGATTCAGCCAGCAGGTTCATATACAGCGGATCCAGGTTGTGGAGGTGCTGCGTTACCGGAAGCCGCAAGGTATCAATCCGTCTATCACTGCGGATCTCGGAATGATGCCCGAAATAGGCCAGCAGCCAGCCCTGCAGTGTATCCTGCAGTGAGGAGGAGCGGGCATATCTGCGGATACCTTCAATAGTGCTGCGCATATCGCTGCTGCTGATTGCCTGCATCATGGACTGGAGCGCAATCTCTTCAGCACCCGCCAGGAACTTCAGCGAAGAACGCCGCCCGCGTCCCCGGCTTGGCGTCCAGCGGATCCAGCCCTGTTCAGCCAGCTTGTTAATCACATTTAGGGCATTCCGGTGAGTGCAACTCAGGGTATGCGCCAGCTCGTCCAGAGTAACCGCGGCTTCCTCCGCTCCTCCATGCTGCGAATGCAGCTTCAGAAATTGGCTGTGCAGCTTCACGGCAGGTAGCCTCCTTTTATAAAATAGGAAATGAACTTGGTTTTTTTTCTCTTTTTCTTCTTATTTTATCAGCTAGAATCAGGATATGAAAGTGATCAACTGGAGGGATTCCCATGGAAGAGAAAGGCCCTGCTAACCCGAAGACTGCGCTTCAGGCACTGGCTGCAGCCTTTATACTGGCAATTGTGCATCAATATTTGTTCTTTGGCCATAAGCCCGGTGTTTCATATCCCATCTTCGTGGCCCTGTTCTATGGCTTTATGCTCTACTATGCCAAAGATCGCCTGCGTCCGCCTACGTGGTTCAGCTATGTCTGGCTAGGTGCAATTTTCCTGCTGTCTATGACGTTTGTGCTGTTCTCAAACTGGTTTTTCATTGCACTGAACCTGCTGGTGCTTCCGGCGCTGATTCTGTTACATATGACTTATATGCTCAGCTACCGCAAGCCTTCCTGGAGCCGATTCAGCTTGATCGGTGCAGCGCTGGAGCATTTTTTTGCCCAGAGCCTGAGGCATTGGCCTACGGTATTTGCCGTTATCAAACAATCAAGCGGCCGCAGTATCCAGGGGGAACGCAAGCAGGTGATCATCAAGGTATTGATCGGACTAGCTTTTTCGTTTCCGCTTCTGCTGGTAGTGGTTTCCCTGCTCTCTTCGGCAGATGGTGTTTTCCATCAGGTGCTTAATCAATTTCCTGATCTGCTGGAGCGGA of the Paenibacillus pedocola genome contains:
- a CDS encoding histidine phosphatase family protein, which codes for MRIGLVRHFKAEHVPVRGWITGEQFNSWVADYDAAGIRPAQFMDDAQHWDYCICSDLPRAVHTARHIYSGDIALSEQVREIGVAAVKLSGFKLPVVCWLVIGRLLWLAGHPSQPESRRETLQRINTVLDNLEAEPHRTNVLIVTHGAFMKQLERELQRRSYIGQRMKHPRNGQLYVYEK
- a CDS encoding GNAT family N-acetyltransferase, whose translation is MVSIKEIEADSLPALNELYGELTGTMADLNKLTNAFAAIKADSRYILLGAYVDGELLGSIMGIICQDLVGDCRPFMVVENVVVSARARRQGLGKQLMTAIEGIAHERDCYYIILVSGEKRKEAHVFYERMGYRDEKVEGYRKHLSSH
- a CDS encoding ABC transporter permease, whose protein sequence is MIAEGKIYFKYLRMHLLSGMEYKGWWLMLIQVLIVVVSDPIATVLLFSRFGNIGEWTVAHIILVYSLAVASFGLAESLCRGFDYFPWHLLRSGDFDRLLLRPRSLFVQVAASRFHLHRLVRPVTGICAAGWALGELGIPLTPGRLGILAMALAGGCLMYCGVFVLTSGLAFFTIKGLDWIYLLTNASYQITRCPEPYMPRALKSVFSFVLPMLFISFYPAATVCGWKYPQWLGFLSLPAGAVFLGLSLLVWRIGVRHYKSTGS
- a CDS encoding ABC transporter permease produces the protein MNFRNTCRACSSLFRIRMAEGLQYRVSAISGTVVGVFWALLECVLFTVFYTYSENGSWNNNGLSLPQTISYVWLAQGLFVLQSMSIDSEIMGKINNGDVGIELCRPMNLYTHWFVKSSAGKLGTSWIRSLATVLAGLLMPVGYALGGPASLTALFCFILSVVMAFVLCSAFAMLVTAIRLNITWGDGPTYMLLLVSGILSGTYLPLRLWPDFMQTFLYLQPFGGFADIPVQLYIGSMAPTAALPGIGLQLIWSLLFIAAGRLIMKRKLNSIIVQGG
- a CDS encoding ABC transporter ATP-binding protein, with product MQISLRDIRKSFKVYKRPEGKWGLLKGAFMRNVTTVEALGGIGFDIAEGELVGYIGPNGAGKSTSVKVMSGILTPDSGECTILGKVPWKHRVEHVSRIGVVFGQRSQLWWDVPVADSFDVLKDIYAIPPGDYRIRLSELTATLGVEALLRTPVRQLSLGQRMRCELVAALLHRPKILFLDEPTIGLDAVSKLALRNFLKQENREYGVTMLLTTHDMDDIEALCERVMVIGHGQLLYDGRLSGLQEKYAPEVVMKVNTDAMIAAMYNDLALT
- a CDS encoding GNAT family N-acetyltransferase; translation: MITLRKITLDNRRAIFNLQVSEDQHSFVASNLSSVASCYVLATNGGHPFPFAIYADEQPVGFVMLTYGNTGYELPSIADDSYCILRLMIDEHYQNRGYGREAMERILEFIRTFPAGPAEYCWIQYEADNLVAKRFYESFGFRDNGEICDNEPVTVLRL
- a CDS encoding DinB family protein, which encodes MQTFFCYNWMVREEWYKWCEELSEEELLQPRVGGVGGILKTLFHIADVEWSWIMVMQGKPDFQEDFADYNTLERVRALDARFRPEVEAFVLAWNEGMERNIFKDVRQDGSEVTDGWGEIMRHVIAHEIHHIGQLSIWARELGKAPISANLIGRGLMDTLPGKE
- a CDS encoding ABC transporter substrate-binding protein: MKLHSQFLKLHSQHGGAEEAAVTLDELAHTLSCTHRNALNVINKLAEQGWIRWTPSRGRGRRSSLKFLAGAEEIALQSMMQAISSSDMRSTIEGIRRYARSSSLQDTLQGWLLAYFGHHSEIRSDRRIDTLRLPVTQHLHNLDPLYMNLLAESFVSSHVFDGLVARSGREGRIIPGLAHAWDTDEKRTVWTFHLRKDVLFHHGKVLAAEDVVYSFERMMNTSQRMLYSNIFKEIREVKALSPTTVRFLLKKPNELFLPFLCTSRAAIVPRDLETTPAGSFGRRPAGTGPFKLVEMNEDMCALEVFPYYFQGRAHLDRVEILYVPWDIASAAAETSSPFHIIPNPATAGSAVWSRIHSESSVRKFITCNTKKKGPLSDPLLRADVLSCLHEGAAAQGPKQHHADTPALQIATIPQYAGDAEAVAVKLSHRGYSCNVLSVSPEEFKGPVRLLADLIVFSLLRDQDEQLRLFDLYSTMVQHIEPRTRADIEGRLQIIAREQDPKARAAGFQAIEDSLRHEHQLHILYEKPAETAYLPSVRGVTFNSQGWVDLRHLWFPPEL